The Desulfovibrio subterraneus genome has a segment encoding these proteins:
- the gdhA gene encoding NADP-specific glutamate dehydrogenase codes for MEILEIIKARDPQEREFHQAVSEVVESIKPVLDRNPEYRSANIVERIVEPERVIMFRVPWVDDQGKVHVNRGYRVEMNSAIGPYKGGLRFHPSVNLGILKFLAFEQVFKNALTTLPMGGGKGGSDFDPKGKTPMEIQRFCQSFMIELSRHIGPNTDVPAGDIGVGAREIGYMFGMYKKLRNEFTGVLTGKRLNWGGSLIRPEATGYGAVYFSAEMLNVTGKTLEGTTSLVSGSGNVAQFTMEKLIELGSKPMTFSDSSGYIYDERGVDRDKLEFIMQLKNVRFGRVKEYAEKYPEAVYTPVDPARDYNPLWDHKADCAFPCATQNEINGKDAANLVKNGVHVVSEGANMPTTPDGVDIFLDSHLLYGPGKAANAGGVSVSGLEMTQNSMRMAWTREEVDQRLQIIMRTIHKMCLDTAEQYGTPLNYVNGANIAGFVKVADSMLDQGIV; via the coding sequence ATGGAGATTCTTGAGATCATCAAGGCAAGGGACCCGCAGGAACGGGAATTTCATCAGGCAGTGAGCGAGGTGGTGGAATCCATCAAGCCCGTGCTTGACCGTAATCCTGAATACCGCAGCGCAAACATTGTGGAGCGCATTGTGGAGCCCGAGCGGGTCATCATGTTCCGCGTGCCGTGGGTGGACGATCAGGGCAAGGTGCACGTGAACCGTGGCTACCGTGTGGAAATGAACAGCGCCATCGGCCCTTACAAGGGCGGGCTGCGCTTCCACCCCTCGGTGAACCTCGGGATTCTGAAGTTCCTTGCGTTCGAGCAGGTTTTCAAGAACGCGCTTACCACCCTGCCCATGGGCGGCGGCAAGGGCGGCTCGGACTTTGATCCCAAGGGTAAGACCCCCATGGAAATTCAGCGGTTCTGCCAGAGCTTCATGATAGAACTCTCCCGCCACATCGGGCCGAATACCGACGTTCCTGCCGGTGACATAGGCGTCGGCGCGCGCGAGATCGGCTACATGTTCGGCATGTACAAGAAGCTGCGCAACGAATTTACTGGTGTGCTTACCGGCAAGCGCCTCAACTGGGGCGGCAGCCTCATCCGGCCGGAAGCCACGGGCTACGGTGCGGTCTATTTTTCGGCTGAAATGCTCAACGTGACGGGCAAAACGCTGGAAGGAACCACCAGCCTTGTTTCCGGCTCCGGCAACGTGGCCCAGTTCACCATGGAAAAGCTCATTGAGCTTGGCAGCAAGCCTATGACCTTCTCCGATTCCTCCGGCTACATCTACGACGAAAGAGGCGTGGACCGCGATAAGCTCGAATTCATCATGCAACTGAAGAATGTGCGCTTCGGCCGCGTAAAGGAATACGCAGAGAAGTATCCCGAAGCCGTATACACCCCTGTGGACCCTGCACGCGATTACAACCCCCTGTGGGATCACAAGGCGGACTGCGCCTTCCCCTGCGCGACCCAGAATGAGATAAACGGCAAGGATGCCGCAAACCTCGTGAAAAACGGCGTGCATGTGGTTTCCGAAGGGGCGAACATGCCCACCACCCCTGATGGCGTGGATATCTTCCTCGATTCCCACCTGCTCTACGGCCCCGGCAAGGCGGCCAACGCAGGCGGCGTATCGGTTTCCGGTCTGGAAATGACCCAGAACTCCATGCGTATGGCCTGGACCCGCGAAGAAGTGGACCAGCGCCTGCAGATCATCATGCGCACCATCCACAAGATGTGCCTTGATACTGCAGAGCAGTACGGCACCCCGCTCAACTACGTGAACGGCGCGAACATTGCCGGATTCGTGAAGGTGGCGGACTCCATGCTCGATCAGGGCATCGTCTAG
- a CDS encoding DUF4365 domain-containing protein, with amino-acid sequence MSEEKVVTAHRRILTHKMESDSKDVFKSILPEGWVVRNYDYPDYGIDQAVEVFDAVAEGVWVTAGEHLFIQVKSVEKCDFSRVTFEGLGRKGIDVIKFKIDTKTLLTAAKMSSAQPLMLILVCFEDMSVYYICLNDYIVACAPDLRETQSSKTIYIPIENRLTADESEIRLRFYSARVKLYALFSAIEFQYAEILYMTDGCIQDEFSDSENEKIKRFIVELLNNDIWNFEHRWGGISVLHRQILCADKYMKTGVMDEGTHSFNFVLEEMGEKAAVKLIWEQMSVLHKIYHQVILLRELPSEMEAIYA; translated from the coding sequence ATGTCAGAAGAGAAGGTGGTTACGGCTCATAGGCGCATCCTTACTCACAAGATGGAGTCTGATTCAAAGGATGTTTTTAAGTCGATTCTCCCTGAGGGGTGGGTGGTTCGGAATTATGATTATCCTGACTATGGAATTGACCAAGCCGTAGAGGTTTTTGATGCGGTAGCAGAAGGCGTTTGGGTAACCGCTGGTGAACATTTGTTCATACAGGTTAAGTCTGTAGAAAAGTGTGATTTCAGTAGAGTAACGTTTGAAGGACTGGGTCGGAAAGGTATAGATGTCATAAAGTTTAAGATAGATACAAAAACTTTGTTGACTGCTGCAAAAATGAGTTCAGCACAGCCTTTGATGCTTATTCTTGTTTGTTTTGAAGATATGTCAGTTTATTATATTTGTCTAAATGATTATATTGTAGCTTGTGCGCCTGACTTGCGTGAAACACAAAGTAGTAAGACGATATATATTCCAATAGAAAATAGACTTACTGCTGATGAGTCGGAGATAAGGCTTAGGTTTTACTCAGCGAGGGTAAAGTTGTACGCATTATTCTCTGCCATTGAGTTTCAGTATGCAGAAATATTATACATGACAGATGGTTGTATACAAGATGAGTTTTCAGATTCGGAGAATGAAAAAATAAAAAGATTTATTGTTGAGTTGCTAAATAATGATATTTGGAATTTTGAGCATAGATGGGGTGGTATATCTGTACTGCACAGGCAAATACTGTGTGCAGATAAATACATGAAAACTGGAGTTATGGATGAAGGTACTCATTCGTTTAATTTTGTTCTTGAAGAGATGGGTGAGAAGGCTGCTGTGAAATTGATATGGGAACAGATGTCTGTCTTGCACAAAATTTACCATCAGGTCATACTGTTGCGTGAATTGCCTTCAGAAATGGAGGCTATCTATGCTTAA